From Apium graveolens cultivar Ventura chromosome 9, ASM990537v1, whole genome shotgun sequence, the proteins below share one genomic window:
- the LOC141685919 gene encoding putative mitochondrial protein AtMg00310, with protein MEANEHSTYLGLPNIIGRNKSAILGYLKDNVNMRIRSWDGIFISRAGKEILVKQVAQALPVYAMNVFLLPQEITTSIEKCLMKYWWSSGQTNNSKVIWMNWDRLSKHKSTGGMGFRNFRDFNIVMLGKQLWRLATNTQSLVSRLYKARYFDKTDVIHAGLGHNPSFI; from the coding sequence ATGGAAGCAAACGAGCACTCAACATACCTTGGTTTGCCGAACATCATTGGTAGAAACAAATCTGCAATCCTCGGGTATTTGAAGGACAACGTTAACATGAGGATCCGTAGTTGGGATGGGATCTTTATATCTAGAGCTGGCAAGGAAATTTTGGTGAAGCAAGTGGCCCAAGCATTACCAGTTTATGCTATGAACGTATTTCTATTACCTCAAGAGATCACTACTAGCATTGAAAAGTGTTTAATGAAATACTGGTGGAGTTCAGGGCAAACAAATAATTCGAAAGTGATATGGATGAATTGGGACAGGTTGTCTAAACACAAAAGTACTGGTGGTATGGGTTTTAGAAATTTCAGGGACTTTAATATCGTTATGTTGGGCAAACAGTTGTGGAGGCTGGCTACGAATACACAGAGCTTAGTGTCACGACTATATAAAGCCAGGTATTTTGACAAGACGGATGTGATTCATGCTGGACTAGGGCATAATCCTAGTTTCATTTAG
- the LOC141685920 gene encoding uncharacterized protein LOC141685920 → MTDVIGLQGKTVDSLMCTDKLEWDVEVVSYIFNNRDKESILAIPLSTSDQEDQLYWKFEESGLYSVKSAYRRLQDQRSHWSVEPNDKVLQILWSIKAPPKLINLAEVESIVHSLVYCQYARQCWSVLLPGSPLIEAPDFRSWLVSVFDVVDKSKFAEIVSLCWSLWRTRNDLVWNQKHTRIYRTVAAARQYLAQWIKTQDRNFVTPLQPKIDGDGAVNWVKPQPNKIKISVDAAVFDDHGGVGFGLVARNSAGELCEAKAVFQRGLYSPVEAEAMAFKEALSWMDRRG, encoded by the exons ATGACTGACGTAATTGGTTTACAGGGTAAAACAGTTGATTCATTGATGTGCACAGACAAGCTGGAATGGGATGTGGAAGTAGTCTCTTATATTTTCAATAATAGGGATAAGGAGAGCATTTTGGCTATTCCCTTATCTACATCAGACCAAGAAGATCAATTATACTGGAAGTTTGAAGAGTCTGGTTTATATTCAGTTAAGTCGGCCTACAGGAGATTGCAAGATCAGAGAAGTCACTGGAGTGTGGAACCTAATGATAAGGTCTTGCAAATTCTTTGGAGCATAAAAGCCCCGCCAAAACTTATTAATCTG GCAGAGGTGGAATCTATAGTTCATAGCTTGGTGTATTGTCAATATGCAAGACAGTGTTGGTCGGTATTATTGCCAGGTTCTCCTCTTATAGAAGCACCTGATTTTCGCTCCTGGCTAGTATCTGTTTTTGACGTGGTGGATAAGAGTAAGTTTGCAGAAATAGTTTCGCTCTGTTGGTCTCTTTGGAGGACAAGAAATGATCTTGTCTGGAACCAGAAACACACAAGGATCTACAGGACAGTTGCAGCAGCAAGGCAGTATCTTGCACAGTGGATTAAAACCCAAGATAGAAACTTTGTAACTCCTCTTCAGCCCAAGATAGATGGAGATGGAGCCGTTAATTGGGTCAAGCCCCAACCGAACAAAATCAAGATATCAGTTGATGCGGCGGTATTTGATGATCATGGTGGTGTTGGTTTTGGACTAGTAGCAAGAAATTCAGCGGGTGAGTTATGCGAAGCTAAAGCAGTTTTCCAGCGAGGACTATATTCCCCTGTTGAGGCAGAAGCTATGGCGTTTAAGGAGGCCTTAAGCTGGATGGACAGACGCGGCTGA